One window from the genome of Cyclobacterium amurskyense encodes:
- the ispG gene encoding (E)-4-hydroxy-3-methylbut-2-enyl-diphosphate synthase — protein sequence MELKTVTENQQYCNSLTNYSRRKTIPVKIGDVVIGGDNPIVVQSMTTVDTMDTLGSIEQCIRMIDSGCELVRITAPSIKEAENLRQIKEGLRKRGYNTPLVADIHFTPNAAEVAAQIVEKVRVNPGNYADKKKFEVLEYTDASYQDELDRIRERFLPLVNICKANGTAMRIGTNHGSLSDRIMSRYGDTPLGMVESALEFLRICEAENYYDIVISMKSSNTQVMVQAYRLLVNKLNEGGFKPYPLHLGVTEAGDGEDGRVKSAVGIGALLEDGLGDTVRVSLTEDPEFESPVVKTLINRYVSRPVASGIEPMNNYPIDPFSYNKRVAVEVANFGGSNVPRVITDVSTVQLSIPKDLKCTGHFYLPELDKWKMNDQGCDYIYSGDSPVPFMLPNGLKEILNYKIWDQQEDKKNKFPALILTHLKDNLPLHEELNFLLVSAENIKEAIPFLNNELPIVLLLFANSQHQMQAIRRAIVSLINAKINLPVVPKVSYEDGDAEKTMLFSGTDVGGLLIDGIGDGILLGLDRLKLKDKPSMLEQVKLHNSVSFGVLQAARTRMSKTEYISCPSCGRTLFDLQETTAMIRKRTDHLKGVKIGIMGCIVNGPGEMADADYGYVGSGKGKITLYKGKEVMKRSVPSENAVDELIDIIKEDGQWIEPETADHE from the coding sequence ATGGAATTGAAAACAGTCACAGAGAATCAGCAGTATTGCAATAGTCTCACAAATTACTCAAGAAGGAAAACTATTCCTGTAAAAATTGGAGACGTTGTTATTGGAGGAGATAATCCCATAGTTGTCCAATCAATGACAACTGTGGACACCATGGATACACTTGGCTCTATTGAACAATGCATTCGCATGATTGATAGTGGCTGTGAGTTGGTGCGGATAACTGCTCCAAGCATCAAAGAGGCAGAAAACCTTCGACAGATTAAAGAAGGGTTGAGAAAGAGAGGGTACAATACCCCGCTTGTAGCAGATATTCATTTCACACCGAATGCTGCTGAAGTCGCTGCCCAAATTGTTGAAAAGGTTAGGGTAAACCCTGGGAACTATGCCGACAAAAAGAAATTTGAAGTTTTAGAATATACAGATGCCTCCTACCAGGATGAATTGGATAGAATTAGAGAGCGTTTTCTTCCTTTGGTGAATATTTGTAAAGCCAATGGGACAGCCATGAGGATAGGAACCAATCATGGCTCATTGTCGGACAGGATCATGAGCAGGTATGGGGACACCCCATTGGGTATGGTTGAATCCGCACTTGAATTCTTGCGAATTTGTGAAGCAGAGAACTACTACGATATCGTGATTTCCATGAAATCATCTAATACGCAAGTAATGGTTCAGGCTTATAGGCTTCTGGTGAATAAGCTGAATGAAGGAGGTTTTAAACCTTACCCTCTACACTTGGGCGTGACTGAAGCAGGAGATGGTGAAGACGGGAGAGTCAAATCTGCTGTTGGAATTGGAGCACTACTGGAAGATGGATTAGGTGATACCGTTAGGGTTTCGCTTACAGAAGACCCGGAGTTTGAATCGCCTGTAGTGAAAACCCTAATAAATAGGTATGTTTCTCGACCTGTAGCATCTGGTATTGAACCAATGAATAATTATCCCATTGATCCATTTAGCTACAATAAAAGAGTGGCTGTGGAAGTAGCCAATTTTGGAGGGAGTAATGTTCCGAGGGTAATTACGGATGTTTCTACGGTACAATTATCCATACCGAAAGACCTGAAATGTACAGGGCACTTTTATCTTCCAGAGCTGGATAAATGGAAAATGAATGATCAGGGATGTGATTATATCTATTCGGGAGACAGCCCTGTTCCCTTTATGCTTCCAAATGGGCTTAAAGAAATTTTAAATTATAAGATTTGGGACCAACAAGAGGACAAAAAGAACAAGTTTCCTGCTTTGATATTGACCCATTTGAAAGACAATTTACCCTTACACGAGGAGCTGAACTTCTTGCTTGTGTCTGCTGAAAACATTAAAGAAGCAATTCCATTTCTGAACAATGAACTGCCCATAGTCCTTCTTTTGTTCGCTAACAGCCAACATCAAATGCAGGCCATTAGAAGAGCCATTGTTTCACTGATCAATGCAAAAATAAACTTACCGGTAGTTCCTAAGGTTAGTTATGAAGATGGAGATGCGGAGAAAACCATGCTTTTTTCCGGAACAGATGTAGGAGGTTTGCTTATAGATGGTATTGGTGATGGTATTCTTTTGGGTTTAGACCGGCTTAAATTGAAAGATAAACCGTCAATGTTAGAGCAGGTTAAACTTCATAATTCGGTTAGTTTTGGTGTCTTGCAGGCCGCAAGAACCAGGATGTCTAAAACTGAATACATTTCTTGTCCCTCTTGTGGAAGAACTCTTTTTGACCTGCAGGAGACAACGGCCATGATTAGAAAAAGAACAGATCATCTTAAAGGGGTGAAAATTGGAATTATGGGATGCATTGTCAATGGTCCTGGAGAAATGGCAGATGCAGATTATGGGTATGTAGGTTCAGGAAAGGGGAAAATCACTTTGTACAAAGGAAAAGAAGTGATGAAAAGATCCGTTCCATCAGAAAATGCTGTAGACGAACTTATAGACATCATCAAAGAAGACGGTCAGTGGATAGAGCCCGAAACTGCCGATCACGAATAG
- a CDS encoding FKBP-type peptidyl-prolyl cis-trans isomerase has product MKIEENVIVGLTYELKVTNDIPDSLPFSVEVRDEEDPFYFLFGDSGLPKTFEKRLENKVKGDKFNFTLSVEEAYGKPDDELIVSVPKSQFNKERGFEEEMLQEGNFLPLIDEDGYPMQAKVVKDLGEEVLLDFNHPLTGMNLHFDGEVFALREATEEEKEEGFKV; this is encoded by the coding sequence ATGAAAATCGAAGAAAATGTTATCGTAGGGTTGACTTACGAATTAAAAGTTACCAATGACATTCCAGATTCCCTCCCCTTTAGTGTTGAAGTAAGGGATGAAGAAGACCCTTTTTATTTCCTTTTCGGTGACAGTGGGTTGCCTAAAACGTTTGAAAAAAGGCTTGAAAACAAAGTAAAAGGAGACAAATTCAATTTTACGCTATCAGTTGAGGAAGCTTATGGCAAACCAGATGATGAGCTTATTGTCTCTGTTCCGAAATCACAGTTCAATAAAGAAAGAGGTTTTGAAGAAGAAATGCTCCAAGAGGGGAATTTCCTACCACTAATCGATGAAGATGGGTATCCTATGCAGGCCAAAGTAGTGAAAGACCTGGGAGAGGAAGTACTGTTGGATTTCAATCATCCACTTACGGGAATGAACTTACACTTTGATGGTGAAGTATTTGCTCTAAGGGAAGCTACAGAGGAAGAAAAAGAAGAAGGTTTCAAGGTATAA
- a CDS encoding sensor histidine kinase, whose protein sequence is MLRRRRLILVLSIVLLGIVLSLNFFMGEKYLVVQEEYKLQLENQLASVINDFGDDYSQILSSGSEDKQVSFKSLNIDHQFPFYLFTEVGELTYWSDIEMVPEFNDFSTSKKYQLLENSRGIYFTQLRKLTRNNKEYWLLQVYPLFDKVEIGNEYLNSGFNPNVFGNDRFLLSGNQKENYQNVYYEEDYLFSVFFRVGYEAPGKSINHTLLIFFFSLLGLVLIIGGGFVYTLWTKGNKILATIYTFLILFCVRVMMLAFRFPNDFFETGIFDSNLYASSRLNPSLGDLLLNVVCYLIVLTMVIAILSRRHVAISFIKFRDKYPYWLYLTATYLLSTTLMFLVFYLYINIVENAQWNLNIGAIPSFDYLKIVSLLVVFLGGAAYLLFTIIGLNMVLFKNTNNQIYPLKMLVLFVSPILLFLLFFNFVLFIAFIAHVILLVAIISFKLYESLFKLDFNTFLTFFFACLIGAVITGAAAYQDLRSDEIRSKVKFANNVMLDRDVMGEFLLEDILARIREDAFIKSRMSDRLLSKDPIEKKIRKIYLAGYFDQYRQEVNVFGSTGQLVSGQGNLKDLAEYKRRYMNSDYATQVHNLYFINSTETNTGNRFVAFVKIQRDNDFLGTIVIELNQQRIESGKAFPKLLMDAKYVSNYIERDFDFAIFDEDVLSYSSGIFSYQGVDMEEILENEDAFSSGVLLNGYHHLAVEYNDKVIVVSSRQYPNSYILADIAFLFVAYLIFTLLSVAVFLLLTGVNQLRFNYATKLQLYLNFAFFFPMLVISVIALGFLSHSYTEDLHRQYFQKAGIIRENLGRDLGGEQFNTLNKDEINGELYALASATDADINLYLPDGVLMATNQPAIFDKKILTHFLHPKAYASIIESMENRLLQTEQVGELQYKTVYLALKDGENQRLQAIIAIPFFESEEELNLMITEVFSNILIIFVLIFLVFLVISYFVSKNLTHPFKLLTQKLKDTDLDNNEYMVWPAKDEIGLLVNEYNNMLYKLETSKKVLASNEKESAWREMAKQVAHEIKNPLTPIKLTLQHLLRLQAADKLDSGKALVNPLNSIIHQVDTLSDIASSFSTFAKMPQPKNQELEFRNVVFETVAIFYNREDAEIDLQDLTNEGSSTKIMGDPKLYSRVISNLIINGIQAVLEGKKPQILVKLVFEGDNHIKLIIKDNGKGISEEFKTKVFMPNFSTKTEGSGLGLAIAKRGVETAGGKIWFETTSGSGTTFYLLFPLIP, encoded by the coding sequence ATGTTAAGAAGAAGAAGGCTAATACTTGTTTTGTCCATTGTACTTTTAGGGATAGTTCTTTCCTTGAATTTTTTCATGGGAGAAAAGTACCTGGTTGTTCAAGAGGAATATAAATTACAATTGGAAAACCAGTTAGCTTCCGTTATCAATGACTTTGGTGATGATTATTCTCAAATCTTAAGTAGCGGTTCTGAAGACAAGCAAGTATCTTTCAAAAGTCTCAATATCGACCATCAATTTCCCTTTTACTTGTTCACAGAGGTTGGGGAATTGACTTATTGGTCCGATATAGAGATGGTTCCAGAGTTCAATGATTTTTCTACATCAAAAAAATACCAACTTCTCGAAAACAGCCGCGGGATTTATTTTACCCAACTTCGTAAACTTACCCGTAATAATAAGGAATATTGGTTATTACAGGTGTATCCGCTTTTTGACAAGGTAGAGATTGGAAATGAATACCTTAATAGTGGTTTTAACCCAAATGTTTTCGGTAATGACAGGTTTTTACTGTCTGGAAACCAAAAGGAAAACTATCAAAATGTATACTATGAGGAGGACTATCTTTTTTCTGTGTTTTTCAGGGTTGGGTATGAAGCTCCAGGTAAATCGATAAATCATACATTACTCATATTTTTCTTTTCCTTATTGGGCTTAGTGTTGATCATTGGAGGAGGATTTGTTTACACCTTATGGACCAAAGGAAATAAAATCCTGGCTACCATATATACCTTTTTAATTCTTTTTTGTGTAAGGGTAATGATGCTTGCCTTTCGTTTTCCGAATGATTTTTTTGAAACGGGAATTTTTGATTCTAACCTATATGCATCCTCTCGGCTAAACCCAAGTTTAGGAGATTTGTTGTTGAATGTGGTTTGTTATTTGATCGTGCTGACCATGGTGATCGCTATTTTAAGCCGAAGACACGTTGCTATTTCTTTTATTAAATTTAGAGACAAATACCCTTACTGGCTCTACCTCACAGCCACCTATTTGCTTTCTACAACCTTAATGTTTTTGGTATTTTACCTTTATATAAACATAGTTGAAAACGCACAATGGAACTTGAACATAGGAGCCATTCCTAGTTTTGATTATCTGAAAATTGTAAGTTTATTAGTGGTGTTTTTAGGAGGTGCTGCTTACCTTTTATTTACCATTATTGGGTTAAATATGGTGTTGTTTAAAAACACGAACAATCAAATTTACCCACTAAAGATGCTGGTGCTATTTGTGTCTCCCATTTTACTTTTTTTACTTTTTTTTAATTTTGTTTTATTTATAGCATTTATCGCACATGTCATTCTTTTGGTGGCGATTATTAGCTTTAAATTATACGAGAGTTTATTTAAACTTGACTTTAATACCTTCCTGACGTTTTTCTTTGCCTGTTTGATTGGTGCTGTTATCACAGGAGCGGCAGCCTATCAGGATCTTCGTTCGGACGAGATTAGGTCGAAAGTGAAATTTGCCAATAACGTTATGCTTGACAGGGATGTAATGGGGGAATTTTTACTTGAGGATATCTTAGCAAGAATTCGGGAAGATGCTTTTATTAAAAGCCGAATGTCCGATCGCTTGCTCTCTAAAGACCCTATAGAAAAAAAGATAAGGAAAATCTATCTAGCAGGTTATTTTGATCAATACAGGCAGGAGGTAAATGTGTTCGGTTCTACAGGGCAATTAGTTTCAGGTCAAGGGAATCTCAAAGATTTGGCCGAATATAAAAGGAGGTACATGAACAGTGACTATGCGACGCAGGTTCATAACCTTTATTTTATCAATTCAACTGAAACGAACACTGGCAATAGATTTGTAGCCTTTGTTAAAATCCAACGTGACAACGATTTTCTGGGAACAATAGTCATTGAGCTTAATCAGCAGAGAATAGAATCAGGTAAAGCTTTTCCGAAGTTGCTAATGGATGCCAAATACGTATCCAATTATATAGAAAGGGACTTCGACTTTGCGATTTTCGATGAAGATGTGTTGAGTTATAGTTCTGGTATTTTCAGCTATCAGGGAGTAGATATGGAAGAGATCCTTGAAAACGAGGATGCCTTTAGCTCAGGTGTATTGTTAAATGGATACCACCATTTGGCAGTGGAGTACAATGACAAAGTAATTGTGGTTTCTTCCAGGCAGTATCCTAATAGTTATATCCTGGCAGATATCGCTTTTCTATTTGTTGCTTACCTGATTTTCACCCTTCTTTCTGTAGCGGTTTTCCTTTTGTTAACAGGAGTGAATCAGTTGAGATTCAATTATGCAACCAAACTTCAATTGTACCTGAATTTTGCTTTTTTCTTTCCCATGTTGGTCATTAGTGTCATTGCTTTGGGTTTTCTAAGCCATTCCTATACCGAAGATTTGCATCGCCAATATTTCCAAAAAGCAGGTATAATCAGAGAAAATTTGGGTCGTGACCTTGGTGGCGAACAGTTCAATACGCTCAATAAGGATGAGATTAATGGGGAGTTGTATGCTTTGGCAAGCGCTACAGATGCAGACATTAACCTTTATTTACCGGATGGGGTGCTTATGGCTACCAATCAGCCAGCCATATTTGATAAAAAAATCCTTACTCATTTTCTTCACCCTAAAGCTTATGCTTCCATTATAGAATCGATGGAAAACCGCTTATTGCAAACTGAGCAAGTTGGAGAACTGCAATACAAAACGGTTTATTTGGCCCTTAAGGACGGAGAAAACCAAAGGCTTCAAGCCATTATCGCCATACCATTTTTTGAGTCTGAAGAGGAATTAAACCTTATGATTACAGAAGTGTTTAGCAATATATTGATCATTTTCGTGCTCATTTTCCTTGTCTTTTTAGTTATATCCTATTTTGTTTCCAAAAATCTTACCCATCCTTTTAAATTATTAACCCAAAAATTGAAAGATACTGACTTGGATAACAATGAATACATGGTGTGGCCAGCAAAGGATGAGATAGGCCTGCTAGTCAATGAGTACAACAACATGCTTTATAAACTTGAAACCAGTAAAAAGGTATTGGCCTCGAATGAAAAAGAGTCTGCATGGAGAGAAATGGCCAAACAGGTTGCCCATGAAATAAAAAATCCGTTAACCCCGATCAAGCTTACACTACAACATTTATTGCGACTACAGGCTGCTGATAAACTAGATAGCGGGAAAGCTTTGGTAAATCCCTTAAATTCAATTATTCATCAGGTAGACACCTTAAGCGATATTGCCAGTTCATTTTCAACATTTGCAAAGATGCCCCAGCCAAAAAATCAGGAGCTTGAGTTTAGAAATGTGGTGTTTGAGACTGTTGCCATTTTTTATAACAGAGAAGATGCAGAAATTGATTTGCAAGACCTTACAAATGAAGGCAGTTCAACAAAAATTATGGGAGACCCCAAATTGTATAGTAGGGTCATTTCCAACCTTATCATTAATGGAATACAGGCCGTTTTGGAAGGGAAAAAACCGCAGATCCTTGTAAAGTTGGTTTTTGAAGGTGACAATCATATAAAATTGATCATAAAGGACAATGGGAAAGGCATTTCTGAAGAGTTTAAAACCAAAGTTTTTATGCCGAATTTCAGTACAAAAACAGAAGGCTCAGGTTTAGGTTTGGCGATTGCTAAAAGAGGTGTTGAAACAGCAGGGGGTAAGATATGGTTTGAGACAACTTCTGGGTCAGGAACAACCTTCTATCTCCTATTCCCTCTTATCCCATGA
- a CDS encoding SDR family oxidoreductase produces the protein MSKSILVTGGTKGIGKAIVLEFAAKGFDIFTCSRNEEELEALKNELESNFSAIKVHVKKADLSVKEETKAFAAFVKKIAVPDVLVNNTGIFIPGSLHSELEENFEKTMHTNLFSAYYLTRAFTEDFMNRKNGHIFTIGSIAGLTAYANGGSYAVSKWAMLGFTKCLRQEMIPHGVKVTSVLPGATYTASWEGVDLPENRFIDVADVAASVWSAYNLSPRSVVEEIVIRPQLGDI, from the coding sequence ATGTCGAAAAGTATTTTGGTTACCGGAGGTACTAAGGGTATTGGGAAAGCCATTGTCCTTGAATTTGCAGCTAAAGGTTTTGATATTTTCACCTGTAGCAGAAATGAAGAGGAATTGGAAGCATTGAAAAATGAGCTGGAATCAAATTTCTCAGCAATAAAAGTACATGTGAAAAAGGCAGACCTATCTGTCAAGGAAGAAACAAAAGCTTTCGCCGCTTTTGTAAAAAAAATAGCTGTGCCTGATGTTTTAGTAAATAATACTGGTATTTTTATTCCAGGCAGTCTACATTCAGAATTAGAGGAAAATTTTGAAAAGACCATGCATACCAATCTCTTCAGTGCTTATTATCTCACAAGGGCCTTTACTGAAGATTTTATGAATAGAAAAAATGGACATATTTTTACTATTGGAAGCATAGCAGGGCTTACAGCCTATGCCAATGGAGGGAGTTATGCAGTGTCAAAGTGGGCCATGTTGGGATTTACCAAATGTCTAAGACAGGAGATGATACCTCATGGAGTAAAGGTGACGTCTGTATTGCCCGGCGCTACTTATACGGCGAGTTGGGAAGGCGTTGATTTACCGGAGAACAGGTTCATAGATGTTGCTGATGTAGCAGCATCTGTATGGTCAGCTTATAACCTTTCGCCCCGTTCTGTTGTTGAAGAGATAGTAATCCGGCCTCAATTAGGTGATATATAA
- a CDS encoding DUF6728 family protein: MAGKLKEFFQLGEVGEYFIRVFKKPDPNKKTNFNLRMMHGINKISILVFLAALVYWIIKRLV, encoded by the coding sequence ATGGCTGGTAAATTAAAAGAGTTTTTTCAGTTGGGTGAAGTAGGTGAATATTTTATAAGGGTATTCAAGAAACCTGATCCCAACAAGAAAACCAATTTTAACCTTAGAATGATGCATGGCATCAATAAGATTTCAATCTTGGTTTTTCTAGCTGCTTTGGTCTATTGGATCATTAAAAGGCTGGTTTAA
- a CDS encoding MmcQ/YjbR family DNA-binding protein, which yields MNIETFRDYCLSKAGVTEDTPFGPDTLCFRVANKIFALLDIDKFESVNLKCDPERAVLLREQHDGIVPGYHMNKKHWNTVSCDGSVSADLLLELVDHSYALVFSSLPKNVKEEING from the coding sequence ATGAATATTGAAACCTTTAGGGATTACTGCTTAAGCAAAGCAGGTGTGACAGAAGACACTCCTTTTGGTCCAGACACGCTTTGCTTTAGAGTTGCAAACAAGATTTTCGCACTTTTGGATATTGACAAATTTGAAAGTGTTAATTTGAAGTGTGATCCCGAAAGAGCCGTCCTGTTAAGAGAACAACATGATGGAATTGTACCTGGATACCATATGAATAAAAAGCACTGGAATACGGTTTCATGTGATGGAAGTGTAAGTGCCGATCTACTTTTAGAACTGGTGGATCACTCTTATGCTTTGGTTTTTTCAAGCCTGCCCAAAAATGTGAAAGAAGAAATCAACGGATGA
- a CDS encoding ABC transporter ATP-binding protein has product MSYLKIEGLTKTYNGELKALDALSLNISKSERWSIIGASGSGKSTLLKLIAGMEVQNEGFVYLEGKKILNPKQKLVAGYDELQLVKQDNGLFPLSTVAENISRPLLQYDKEYASERLEILLQVFGLEDKRNSFPRELSGGQQQKVAIARALSLEPEVLLLDEPFSSLDSLQKRGLLDELNLIFKTLGITVIMVTHDIQDALLLTENLCVLSEGKLLRQGKVNEIYENPQTAYVAGFFGPLNSIPGQTNQYLRPSSIKNSTTKGKIKGKVLLKRYFPDYDLLTVEVSEETPPWQITRYERDVSEGATIYMSWEENKVLILDEK; this is encoded by the coding sequence ATGAGTTATCTGAAAATTGAAGGGTTAACCAAAACTTACAATGGTGAACTGAAAGCCCTGGATGCACTTTCTTTAAATATCTCAAAGTCAGAACGCTGGTCGATTATTGGTGCAAGCGGAAGTGGGAAGAGTACCCTACTAAAGCTTATTGCTGGTATGGAAGTACAAAACGAAGGATTTGTGTATTTGGAGGGTAAAAAGATCCTAAATCCAAAGCAAAAGCTTGTTGCAGGTTATGATGAACTCCAGCTTGTTAAACAAGACAATGGTTTGTTTCCACTGTCTACTGTTGCAGAAAATATCAGTAGACCTTTGCTCCAATACGACAAAGAATATGCAAGTGAGAGACTGGAAATCTTATTACAGGTCTTTGGTTTAGAGGACAAAAGAAATAGCTTTCCCAGGGAGCTTTCGGGAGGACAACAACAAAAAGTAGCCATTGCCAGAGCCCTTAGCTTAGAGCCAGAGGTTTTGCTTTTAGATGAACCTTTTAGCTCATTGGATAGCCTTCAAAAAAGAGGACTTCTGGATGAATTAAACTTGATTTTTAAAACTTTGGGGATTACTGTTATCATGGTAACCCATGATATTCAGGATGCTCTGCTCCTTACAGAAAACTTATGTGTCCTTTCTGAAGGGAAACTATTGCGACAGGGTAAGGTGAATGAGATCTATGAAAACCCACAAACGGCCTATGTGGCAGGTTTTTTCGGGCCGCTGAATAGCATTCCAGGGCAAACCAATCAATACCTAAGGCCCTCATCCATAAAAAACTCAACCACGAAAGGTAAAATAAAAGGGAAAGTATTGTTGAAACGCTACTTCCCTGATTATGATTTGCTTACTGTTGAAGTTTCTGAAGAAACTCCTCCCTGGCAAATTACCCGCTACGAAAGGGATGTCTCCGAAGGGGCAACAATTTATATGAGCTGGGAAGAAAATAAAGTTTTAATTCTTGACGAAAAATAG
- the rhaM gene encoding L-rhamnose mutarotase, whose protein sequence is MIAVAFTMKLLPGNEEVYEKRHNEIWPELADLLKKAGIAEYHIFLDRPSGVLFAFQNLEEQNQTNRLAEEAIMKKWWAFMGDIMETNPDQSPKVTRLEKVFSL, encoded by the coding sequence ATGATTGCTGTAGCCTTTACGATGAAGTTATTGCCTGGAAATGAAGAAGTCTACGAAAAAAGGCACAATGAAATATGGCCTGAGCTGGCTGATTTACTGAAAAAAGCAGGGATTGCTGAATACCATATTTTTCTTGACAGACCAAGTGGGGTGCTTTTTGCTTTTCAAAACCTTGAGGAACAAAACCAAACCAATCGCCTGGCTGAGGAAGCGATAATGAAAAAGTGGTGGGCATTTATGGGGGACATTATGGAAACTAATCCAGACCAATCCCCTAAAGTTACACGCCTGGAAAAGGTATTTAGTTTATAA